One segment of Brassica napus cultivar Da-Ae chromosome C3, Da-Ae, whole genome shotgun sequence DNA contains the following:
- the LOC106424893 gene encoding CASP-like protein 4A2: MKRTTSSNSEGQSYIESPHSPLRFHSPLSDAGDPPESRYVSPEGSPFKLDNPKAIVTDGKFPPLPPPPPQFPPRHQRSARGAPTNSSSEKSPSSMVVFNRWVREEGPQTTTRKVGGGETTTTTVNRGRRDELVSIAALGFRVSEVILCVISFSIMAADKTKGWSGDSYDRYKEYRYCLAVNVIAFVYSAFEACDAACYIAKETYMLNCGFHDIFVFSMDQIIAYLLISASSCAATRVDDWVSNWGKDDFTQMATASIAVSFIAFVAFAVSALISSYRLFTHASS, translated from the exons ATGAAGCGGACTACCTCATCGAACTCGGAAGGACAGAGCTACATCGAATCACCACACTCTCCTCTTCGATTTCATTCCCCTCTCTCAGATGCCGGAGATCCACCGGAGAGCCGTTACGTTTCCCCCGAGGGATCTCCTTTCAAACTCGACAACCCCAAGGCGATTGTAACCGACGGTAAGTTCCCGCCTCTTCCGCCGCCTCCTCCTCAGTTTCCGCCGCGGCATCAGAGGAGCGCGAGAGGAGCCCCGACGAACTCTTCGTCCGAGAAGTCTCCGTCGTCTATGGTGGTGTTCAATCGCTGGGTGAGGGAGGAAGGTCCACAGACCACGACGAGGAAGGTTGGAggcggagagacgacgacgacgacggtgAACAGAGGGAGACGAGATGAATTGGTGAGTAtagcggcgctagggtttagagtgaGCGAAGTGATTTTGTGCGTGATTTCGTTTTCGATCATGGCGGCTGATAAAACTAAAGGATGGAGCGGCGATTCTTATGATCGTTACAAAGAGTACAG GTATTGTTTGGCTGTAAACGTTATAGCATTCGTATACTCTGCGTTTGAAGCTTGCGACGCTGCTTGCTACATCGCTAAAGAGACTTATATGTTAAACTGTGGATTTCATGATATCTTCGTCTTCTCCATGGATCAA ATTATTGCATATCTTCTGATCTCGGCTTCTTCATGCGCTGCTACTCGAGTTGATGATTGGGTATCTAATTGGGGAAAAGATGACTTTACTCAAATGGCAACCGCTTCTATCGCTGTTTCTTTTATAGCGTTTGTGGCGTTTGCGGTCAGCGCTTTGATTTCTTCTTACAGGCTCTTCACTCATGCTTCCTCTTGA